One Roseomonas sp. OT10 DNA window includes the following coding sequences:
- a CDS encoding ABC transporter ATP-binding protein, translating to MAASLLIEGVDAAYGAVRALDGVSLAVAPGETVALLGTNGNGKTTLMRCILGLLRPARGRIAATIDGVETELVGRSPEEIVDLGIAIVPEGRRLFPRLSVEENLLLGAYRRSARAAIPRNLDFCYDAFPRLKERRSQAVGSMSGGEQQMVALGRAVMCAPRILLVDEPSVGLAPILVARTMEKIAELKERLGLTVLMAEQNFHQAIRIADRGYVLVHGRVEFQGDSPAALGDSDLVRKFYLGL from the coding sequence TTGGCCGCTAGCCTGCTGATCGAGGGGGTGGACGCCGCCTATGGCGCGGTGCGGGCGCTGGACGGCGTCTCGCTCGCCGTGGCGCCGGGCGAGACGGTCGCGCTGCTGGGCACCAACGGCAACGGCAAGACGACGCTGATGCGCTGCATCCTCGGCCTGCTGCGGCCCGCGCGCGGGCGGATCGCGGCGACGATCGACGGGGTGGAGACCGAGCTGGTCGGCCGCTCGCCGGAGGAGATCGTCGATCTCGGCATCGCCATCGTGCCGGAGGGGCGGCGGCTCTTCCCGCGCCTGTCGGTGGAGGAGAACCTGCTGCTCGGCGCCTATCGCCGCAGCGCCCGCGCCGCGATCCCGCGCAACCTCGACTTCTGCTACGACGCCTTCCCCCGGCTGAAGGAACGCCGCTCCCAGGCGGTGGGCAGCATGAGCGGCGGCGAGCAGCAGATGGTGGCGCTGGGCCGCGCCGTGATGTGCGCCCCGCGCATCCTGCTGGTGGACGAACCCTCGGTCGGCCTGGCGCCGATCCTCGTCGCCCGCACCATGGAGAAGATCGCGGAGCTGAAGGAACGCCTCGGCCTCACCGTCCTGATGGCGGAGCAGAACTTCCACCAGGCGATCCGCATCGCCGACCGCGGTTACGTTCTCGTCCATGGCCGCGTCGAGTTCCAGGGCGATTCCCCCGCGGCGCTGGGCGACAGCGATCTGGTCCGCAAGTTCTACCTGGGATTGTGA
- a CDS encoding branched-chain amino acid ABC transporter permease, with the protein MSGAALPAAPGLAVPRRMGHGAFWLASAAVALLLIAALRALGSEYAYFAATFVLQYVVLATAWNILGGYAGYVNFGAAAFFATGAYATVAAGKALGLPLLPCIAVAAVVGGALGLGTGVLTLRLRGAYFAIATLCLSVVLQTLVVNWSYVGGSRGAYVIRPRDVPWPFDTYGGFLCAVMVVLAVGAVAIARTVETSRLGLGLAALRDDEAAAEAAGVPTLRLKLVATTLSGALMAVAGAPLPYLGSYIEPNSAFGLAYGVNAIAMPLIGGTASWAGPVIGAVLLASLQQAATVTISSAANLMIVGVVLVVFVCAAPHGIIGLFRGRR; encoded by the coding sequence ATGAGCGGCGCGGCCCTTCCCGCCGCCCCGGGGCTCGCGGTGCCGCGCCGCATGGGGCACGGCGCCTTCTGGCTGGCCAGCGCCGCCGTCGCGCTGCTGCTGATCGCGGCGCTGCGCGCGCTGGGCAGCGAGTACGCCTATTTCGCCGCGACCTTCGTGCTGCAGTACGTCGTGCTGGCGACGGCCTGGAACATCCTGGGCGGCTATGCGGGCTATGTGAACTTCGGCGCCGCCGCCTTCTTCGCCACCGGGGCCTATGCCACCGTCGCGGCGGGCAAGGCGCTGGGCCTGCCGCTGCTGCCCTGCATCGCCGTCGCCGCCGTGGTGGGCGGGGCGCTGGGGCTGGGGACGGGGGTGCTGACGCTGCGGCTGCGCGGCGCCTACTTCGCCATCGCCACCCTCTGCCTGTCCGTCGTGCTGCAGACCCTCGTGGTGAACTGGAGCTATGTCGGCGGCTCGCGCGGCGCCTATGTCATCCGCCCGCGCGACGTGCCCTGGCCCTTCGACACCTATGGCGGCTTCCTCTGCGCCGTGATGGTGGTGCTGGCCGTCGGCGCCGTCGCCATCGCGCGCACGGTGGAGACCTCGCGCCTCGGGCTCGGCCTCGCTGCCCTGCGCGACGACGAGGCGGCGGCGGAGGCGGCGGGCGTGCCCACGCTGCGCCTGAAGCTGGTCGCCACCACGCTCAGCGGCGCGCTGATGGCGGTGGCGGGCGCGCCCCTGCCGTATCTCGGCTCCTACATCGAGCCCAACTCCGCCTTCGGACTCGCCTATGGCGTCAACGCCATCGCCATGCCGCTGATCGGCGGCACGGCGAGCTGGGCGGGGCCGGTGATCGGCGCGGTGCTGCTCGCCTCGCTGCAACAGGCGGCGACGGTGACCATCTCCTCCGCCGCCAACCTGATGATCGTGGGCGTGGTGCTGGTGGTCTTCGTCTGCGCCGCGCCGCACGGCATCATCGGCCTGTTCCGGGGGCGGCGCTGA
- a CDS encoding amino acid ABC transporter substrate-binding protein, whose translation MEGISRRGLGRAALAAAAIPAAMPGTARAQAAPSGEPIRIGCSMSLSGGLAGNGRPAAITHRIWAETVNANGGLLGRPVQLVVYDDQSSGANVPGIYTKLIDVDKVDLVVSGYATAIIAPAMPVVMQRAMAFVSLFGTGVNTDFKYDRYFSINPTGSNVKETFAKGFFDVVMAMDPKPRTVALVNLDSDFHQRTAESARFLARQHGLRVVYDRAYPPSTVDFTPIVRSVQAARPDIVFVGSYPPDTAGLLRAASELRVSFAMMGGPMIGPHITAQKLQLGPILNNLVVWDVYAPEQTLQFPGMQALLERYQPIAAKENADALGHYVPPLAYAQMQVLEQAVRRVGKIDQAALAADMHAHSFDTVIGPLKFDAMGEWVEERNLYTQYQGIQGNGIDQFRRPGTQVILYPPRYRSGELRKPYTAGA comes from the coding sequence ATGGAAGGTATCAGCAGGCGCGGCCTCGGCCGGGCCGCCCTGGCGGCAGCCGCCATTCCCGCCGCCATGCCGGGGACCGCGCGCGCGCAGGCCGCCCCGTCCGGGGAGCCGATCCGCATCGGCTGCTCCATGTCGCTCTCGGGCGGCCTGGCCGGCAACGGGCGCCCCGCCGCGATCACGCACCGCATCTGGGCGGAGACGGTGAACGCCAATGGCGGGCTGCTGGGCCGGCCGGTGCAGCTCGTCGTCTATGACGACCAGAGCAGCGGCGCCAACGTGCCGGGCATCTACACCAAGCTGATCGACGTCGATAAGGTCGACCTCGTCGTCTCCGGCTATGCCACCGCCATCATCGCCCCCGCCATGCCGGTGGTGATGCAGCGGGCCATGGCCTTCGTCTCGCTCTTCGGCACGGGCGTGAACACGGACTTCAAGTACGACCGCTACTTCTCCATCAACCCCACCGGCTCCAACGTGAAGGAGACCTTCGCCAAGGGCTTCTTCGACGTCGTCATGGCGATGGACCCGAAGCCGCGCACGGTCGCGCTGGTCAACCTCGACAGCGACTTCCACCAGCGTACGGCGGAAAGCGCCCGCTTCCTGGCGCGGCAGCACGGGCTGCGCGTCGTCTACGACCGCGCCTACCCGCCCAGCACGGTGGACTTCACCCCCATCGTCCGCTCCGTGCAGGCGGCGCGGCCGGATATCGTCTTCGTCGGCTCCTACCCGCCCGACACCGCGGGGCTGCTGCGCGCGGCCAGCGAGCTGCGGGTGAGCTTCGCCATGATGGGCGGCCCGATGATCGGCCCGCACATCACCGCGCAGAAGCTCCAGCTCGGCCCGATCCTGAACAACCTCGTGGTCTGGGACGTCTACGCCCCGGAGCAGACCCTGCAGTTCCCCGGCATGCAGGCGCTGCTGGAACGCTACCAGCCCATCGCCGCGAAGGAGAATGCGGACGCGCTGGGCCACTACGTGCCGCCGCTGGCCTATGCCCAGATGCAGGTGCTGGAGCAGGCGGTGCGGCGGGTCGGGAAGATCGACCAGGCGGCGCTGGCGGCGGACATGCACGCCCACAGCTTCGACACGGTGATCGGGCCGCTCAAGTTCGACGCGATGGGCGAGTGGGTGGAGGAGCGCAACCTCTACACCCAGTACCAGGGCATCCAGGGCAACGGCATCGACCAGTTCCGGCGCCCCGGCACCCAGGTCATCCTCTACCCCCCGCGCTACCGCTCGGGCGAGCTGCGCAAGCCCTACACGGCGGGGGCCTGA
- a CDS encoding NAD(P)-dependent oxidoreductase: MTLQGWKLGWIGVGRMGTPLCRRLLEAGADLAATDPDQGRLAALAPEGLRAMPGVGALAAEGDVLLSMVPDDAALLAVAGELASALRPGQAWIDLSTVSPAASARVAAMVAGSGAGYLRCPVSGSTATAAAGALTIFASGPEATLDRCAPVLAVLGKEVLRCGPAEEARAVKLMVNLVVALTPVLIGEAMGFGERLGLGREAMVEALSRSVVASPLLAYKAAMLTARDWTPAADLDLIAKDLDLALAVGQREGAPLPLAALARQFAAAFQGSGEGGLDFFRLATWPERMLAPNPR, from the coding sequence ATGACCCTGCAAGGCTGGAAGCTCGGCTGGATCGGCGTCGGCCGCATGGGCACGCCGCTCTGCCGCCGGCTGCTGGAGGCGGGGGCGGACCTCGCCGCGACGGACCCCGACCAGGGCCGCCTCGCCGCCCTGGCGCCGGAGGGGCTGCGCGCCATGCCGGGCGTGGGCGCGCTGGCGGCGGAGGGCGACGTGCTGCTCTCCATGGTGCCGGACGATGCCGCCCTCCTCGCCGTGGCGGGCGAGCTGGCGTCGGCGCTGCGGCCGGGGCAGGCGTGGATCGACCTCAGCACCGTCTCCCCGGCCGCCTCGGCACGGGTGGCGGCGATGGTGGCCGGAAGCGGCGCCGGCTATCTGCGCTGCCCCGTCTCCGGCAGCACGGCGACCGCCGCCGCCGGGGCGCTGACGATCTTCGCCAGCGGCCCGGAGGCAACGCTGGACCGCTGCGCCCCCGTCCTGGCCGTGCTGGGCAAGGAGGTGCTGCGCTGCGGCCCGGCCGAGGAGGCGCGGGCGGTGAAGCTGATGGTCAACCTCGTCGTCGCCCTCACCCCCGTCCTGATCGGCGAGGCGATGGGGTTCGGGGAACGGCTGGGGCTGGGCCGCGAGGCCATGGTGGAGGCGCTGTCGCGCAGCGTCGTCGCCTCGCCGCTGCTGGCCTACAAGGCGGCGATGCTGACGGCGCGGGACTGGACGCCGGCGGCCGACCTGGACCTGATCGCCAAGGACCTCGACCTCGCCCTCGCGGTCGGCCAGCGGGAGGGCGCGCCGCTGCCGCTCGCCGCCCTGGCGCGGCAATTCGCCGCCGCCTTCCAGGGGAGCGGCGAGGGCGGGCTGGACTTCTTCCGCCTCGCCACCTGGCCCGAGCGGATGCTCGCGCCCAATCCACGCTGA
- a CDS encoding polysaccharide deacetylase family protein, producing MMAAPRVTLSFDNGPEPGATPAVLEVLRARGILATFFVLGHKLAAHRALAERAHAEGHWIGNHTWHHAAPLGGVPDAVAREEIARTQALIGDLSHPDRLFRPQGGGGALGPHLLSPAALDELVRGRFTLVLWNAVPGDFRDPEDWVDRALALCRGPDPVALVLHDLPNGAMRHLDRFLGRLADSGATIAQDFPDSCVPLRRGEATGPLDRYVTPHAEAAA from the coding sequence ATGATGGCCGCCCCGCGCGTCACCCTCTCCTTCGACAACGGCCCGGAGCCGGGGGCAACCCCGGCCGTGCTGGAGGTGCTGCGCGCGCGGGGAATCCTCGCCACCTTCTTCGTGCTCGGCCACAAGCTGGCGGCGCACCGCGCCCTGGCCGAGCGCGCCCATGCCGAGGGGCACTGGATCGGCAACCACACCTGGCACCATGCGGCGCCCCTGGGCGGCGTGCCGGATGCGGTGGCGCGGGAGGAGATCGCCCGCACCCAGGCGCTGATCGGCGACCTCTCCCACCCCGACCGGCTGTTCCGGCCGCAGGGCGGCGGCGGCGCGCTCGGCCCGCACCTGCTGAGCCCCGCCGCGCTGGACGAGCTGGTGCGCGGCCGCTTCACCCTGGTCCTGTGGAACGCCGTGCCCGGCGACTTCCGCGATCCGGAGGATTGGGTGGACCGGGCCCTGGCGCTGTGCCGCGGCCCCGATCCCGTCGCGCTGGTGCTGCACGACCTGCCCAACGGCGCGATGCGGCACCTGGACCGTTTCCTCGGCCGCCTGGCCGACAGCGGCGCCACGATCGCACAGGACTTCCCGGACTCCTGCGTGCCGCTGCGGCGCGGGGAGGCGACCGGACCGCTCGACCGCTATGTCACTCCTCACGCCGAGGCGGCCGCATGA
- a CDS encoding 5-methyltetrahydropteroyltriglutamate--homocysteine methyltransferase — MTNTLLPTTVVGSYPQPDWLVDRGVLAQNLVPRVRMKQMWRVAEDALEQAQDDATLVAIRDMERAGIDIVTDGEIRRESYSNRFALALDGVDVDNPARTMGRAGKETLVPRVVGRIRRNRPVEVRDVEFLVANTDRATKITLPGPFTLSQQAADEFYRDEEAMAMDYAAAVNEEAKDLKKAGVDIIQFDEPWMQARPEAAARFGVKALNRALEGIGGTTIVHLCFGYAAVVKDKPSGYSFLPQLADCDAAQISIEAAQPRLDLGVLDALAGKTIMLGVIDLGTPDVETPEVVADRIRAGLRHLPAERLVVAPDCGMKYLPRPRAFGKLRAMAEGAAIVRRELAG; from the coding sequence ATGACGAACACGCTTCTCCCCACCACCGTCGTCGGCAGCTACCCGCAGCCGGACTGGCTGGTGGACCGCGGCGTGCTGGCGCAGAACCTCGTGCCGCGCGTGCGGATGAAGCAGATGTGGCGCGTGGCCGAGGATGCGCTGGAGCAGGCGCAGGATGACGCGACGCTGGTCGCCATCCGCGACATGGAGCGCGCGGGCATCGACATCGTGACGGATGGCGAGATCCGGCGGGAGAGCTACTCCAACCGCTTCGCCCTGGCGCTGGACGGGGTGGACGTGGACAACCCCGCCCGCACCATGGGCCGCGCCGGGAAGGAGACGCTGGTGCCGCGCGTGGTCGGCCGCATCCGCCGCAACCGGCCGGTGGAGGTGCGCGACGTGGAGTTCCTGGTCGCCAACACGGACCGGGCGACCAAGATCACCCTGCCCGGCCCCTTCACCCTGTCGCAGCAGGCGGCGGACGAGTTCTACCGGGACGAGGAGGCGATGGCGATGGACTACGCCGCCGCCGTGAACGAGGAGGCGAAGGACCTCAAGAAGGCGGGTGTGGACATCATCCAGTTCGACGAGCCCTGGATGCAGGCCCGCCCGGAGGCCGCCGCCCGCTTCGGCGTGAAGGCGCTGAACCGCGCGCTGGAGGGGATCGGGGGCACCACCATCGTCCATCTCTGCTTCGGCTATGCGGCGGTGGTGAAGGACAAGCCCTCCGGCTACTCCTTCCTGCCGCAGCTCGCCGATTGCGACGCGGCGCAGATCTCCATCGAGGCGGCGCAGCCCAGGCTGGACCTCGGCGTGCTCGATGCCCTGGCCGGCAAGACCATCATGCTCGGCGTGATCGACCTGGGCACGCCCGACGTCGAGACGCCGGAGGTGGTCGCCGACCGCATCCGCGCCGGGCTGCGTCACCTGCCGGCGGAGCGGCTGGTCGTGGCGCCGGATTGCGGCATGAAGTACCTCCCGCGCCCCCGCGCCTTCGGCAAGCTGCGCGCCATGGCGGAGGGCGCGGCCATCGTGCGGCGCGAACTGGCGGGCTGA
- a CDS encoding fumarylacetoacetate hydrolase family protein, whose protein sequence is MRLIAFEQEGRAVLGALVGEEVVALADAVPGLPADPLAAFAALDLPEGAAALAAKLEGAPRRPLAGLTLLPPIPRPGKFLCIGLNYVEHAKEGGNAIPDYPAVFMRGPTSLAGHGQPLIRPKVSDKFDYEAELVIVIGRRARHLTEANALSCVAGYTCMNEGSVRDYQRKGAQWTMGKNFEQTGGVGPAIVTPDEIPQGPNALRITSRVNGQTMQDSNTADMIFPVPRILAILSEVMTLEPGDMIATGTPSGVGYPRKPPVFMKPGDTVEIEIEGIGLLSNPIAAEE, encoded by the coding sequence GTGCGTCTGATCGCGTTCGAGCAGGAGGGCCGCGCCGTCCTCGGCGCCCTGGTGGGCGAGGAGGTGGTCGCCCTGGCCGATGCCGTGCCGGGCCTGCCCGCCGACCCGCTGGCCGCCTTCGCCGCGCTGGACCTGCCCGAAGGCGCCGCCGCGCTGGCCGCGAAGCTGGAGGGCGCGCCGCGCCGCCCGCTCGCCGGCCTCACCCTGCTGCCGCCCATCCCGCGCCCCGGGAAGTTCCTGTGCATCGGGCTGAACTACGTCGAGCACGCGAAGGAGGGGGGCAATGCGATCCCCGACTACCCGGCGGTGTTCATGCGCGGCCCGACCTCGCTGGCGGGGCACGGCCAGCCGCTGATCCGCCCGAAGGTCTCGGACAAGTTCGACTACGAGGCGGAGCTGGTCATCGTGATCGGCCGGCGGGCGCGCCACCTGACGGAAGCCAACGCGCTGTCCTGCGTCGCCGGCTACACCTGCATGAACGAGGGTTCGGTCCGCGACTACCAGCGCAAGGGCGCGCAATGGACCATGGGCAAGAACTTCGAGCAGACGGGCGGCGTGGGTCCTGCCATCGTCACGCCCGACGAGATCCCGCAAGGCCCGAACGCACTGCGCATCACGTCCCGCGTCAACGGGCAGACGATGCAGGATTCCAACACGGCGGACATGATCTTCCCCGTGCCGCGCATCCTCGCGATCCTCTCGGAGGTGATGACGCTGGAGCCGGGCGACATGATCGCGACGGGCACGCCGAGCGGCGTCGGCTATCCGCGCAAGCCGCCCGTCTTCATGAAGCCCGGCGACACGGTGGAGATCGAGATCGAGGGGATCGGCCTCCTCTCCAACCCGATCGCGGCCGAGGAATGA
- a CDS encoding Bug family tripartite tricarboxylate transporter substrate binding protein gives MTLITRRALLGAAPFLAVPALAAPALAQAPWPDRPIRLVVPFAAGTTTDILGRILAEALAREAGQPVVVDNRAGAGGNVGAQVVARAPGDGYTLLLGTNGTHGINASLFADQGFDPVKDFTPIAPFVTTPTVLGVPPSLGVSSVAELVALAKRRPLTFASAGNGTTGHLSQALLNLRAGIETLHVPYRNAGQGVTDLIAGRVDGMFYHPLGLKPHLDAGTLKALAVTSAKRVSMLPDTPTIQEAGLDDFVVEGLWNLYGPAGLPGPVVARLNRATNALLADPAALANLRAQGVEPTGGSPEALAAVTREQIAKWRPVIAAANIRPD, from the coding sequence ATGACCCTGATCACCCGACGCGCCCTGCTGGGCGCGGCCCCCTTCCTGGCCGTCCCCGCCCTGGCTGCCCCCGCCCTGGCGCAGGCCCCCTGGCCCGACCGGCCGATCCGGCTGGTGGTCCCCTTCGCCGCCGGCACCACCACGGATATCCTCGGCCGCATCCTGGCCGAGGCGCTGGCGCGGGAGGCGGGGCAGCCCGTCGTCGTGGACAACCGCGCCGGGGCGGGCGGCAATGTCGGCGCCCAGGTCGTCGCCCGCGCGCCGGGGGATGGCTACACCCTGCTGCTGGGCACCAACGGCACGCACGGCATCAACGCCAGCCTCTTCGCCGACCAGGGCTTCGATCCGGTGAAGGACTTCACGCCGATCGCCCCCTTCGTCACCACGCCCACGGTCCTGGGCGTGCCGCCCTCGCTCGGCGTGTCGAGCGTGGCGGAGCTGGTGGCGCTGGCGAAGCGGCGGCCGCTGACCTTCGCCTCGGCCGGGAACGGCACCACCGGCCATCTCTCCCAGGCGCTGCTGAACCTGCGCGCGGGGATCGAGACGCTGCACGTGCCCTACCGCAACGCCGGGCAGGGGGTGACGGACCTGATCGCCGGCCGGGTGGACGGGATGTTCTACCACCCCCTCGGCCTCAAGCCGCATCTCGATGCCGGCACGCTGAAGGCGCTGGCGGTCACCTCGGCGAAGCGGGTGAGCATGCTGCCCGACACCCCCACCATCCAGGAGGCGGGGCTCGACGACTTCGTCGTGGAAGGGCTGTGGAACCTTTATGGCCCCGCCGGGCTGCCGGGCCCGGTGGTCGCGCGGCTCAACCGCGCCACCAACGCCCTGCTGGCCGATCCCGCCGCGCTGGCCAACCTGCGGGCGCAGGGGGTGGAGCCGACCGGCGGCAGCCCGGAGGCGCTGGCCGCGGTGACGCGGGAGCAGATCGCGAAGTGGCGGCCGGTCATCGCCGCCGCCAACATCAGGCCCGACTGA
- a CDS encoding dioxygenase family protein, which yields MADLDQNTVTDAVIAQMATTPDPRMREVMESLVRHLHGFAREVRLTPAEWLEAIAFLTKVGQACTPIRQEFILLSDTLGLSRLVNLMDDKANRVGDATETSLLGPFYREAAPHFGYGESIAVHAKGPEMMLFGRVVNEAGEGVPDAVVEIWSTDAEGAYDLQALDPQTMDMRGQFRTDAEGRYAIRTLIPLGYSIPMDGPVGAMVRAQKRHGFRPAHIHMLIGAEGYRELITALYLGDDPNIDSDTVFGVSESLVVQPRMGVEGSPDPSVPAIRYDFQIARRAAHDTTGRVGADPSKVAAE from the coding sequence ATGGCCGACCTGGACCAGAACACCGTCACGGATGCGGTGATCGCGCAGATGGCCACCACCCCCGATCCGCGCATGCGGGAGGTGATGGAGAGCCTGGTGCGCCACCTGCACGGCTTCGCCCGCGAGGTGCGGCTGACGCCCGCCGAGTGGCTGGAGGCGATCGCCTTCCTGACCAAGGTCGGCCAGGCCTGCACCCCGATCCGGCAGGAGTTCATCCTGCTGTCCGACACGCTGGGCCTGTCGCGGCTGGTCAACCTGATGGACGACAAGGCCAACCGCGTGGGTGACGCGACGGAAACCAGCCTGCTCGGCCCCTTCTACCGCGAGGCGGCGCCGCACTTCGGCTATGGCGAGAGCATCGCCGTCCACGCCAAGGGACCGGAGATGATGCTGTTCGGCCGGGTGGTGAACGAGGCCGGCGAGGGCGTGCCCGACGCGGTGGTGGAGATCTGGTCCACCGATGCGGAGGGCGCCTACGACCTCCAGGCCCTCGATCCCCAGACCATGGACATGCGCGGCCAGTTCCGCACCGACGCGGAGGGCCGCTACGCCATCCGCACGCTGATCCCGCTGGGCTACTCCATCCCGATGGACGGGCCGGTGGGCGCGATGGTGCGGGCGCAGAAGCGCCACGGCTTCCGTCCCGCGCATATCCACATGCTGATCGGGGCGGAGGGGTATCGCGAGCTGATCACGGCGCTCTACCTGGGGGACGATCCGAACATCGATTCCGACACCGTCTTCGGCGTGTCGGAATCCCTGGTCGTGCAGCCGCGCATGGGGGTGGAGGGCTCGCCCGACCCGTCCGTCCCCGCCATTCGCTACGACTTCCAGATCGCCCGCCGCGCGGCGCACGACACCACCGGGCGTGTCGGCGCCGACCCCTCGAAGGTGGCGGCCGAATAG
- a CDS encoding nuclear transport factor 2 family protein, protein MSTHEETIRALEARRYAAMRQGDAAALGALLSDRLVYAHSNATTDSKASYLGTLEGGSLRYLDIRFETEQVLEAGPDCAVALGRMSADIIRYGGPRSIAAMTCAVWAREGEAWRLLAYQPTALPQPEAKP, encoded by the coding sequence ATGAGCACGCACGAAGAGACCATCCGCGCGCTGGAGGCGCGGCGCTACGCCGCCATGCGCCAGGGCGACGCCGCGGCCCTGGGCGCGCTGCTGTCCGACCGGCTCGTCTACGCCCATTCCAACGCCACCACCGACAGCAAGGCGAGCTACCTCGGCACGCTGGAGGGTGGCAGCCTGCGCTACCTCGACATCCGCTTCGAGACGGAGCAGGTGCTGGAGGCCGGGCCGGATTGCGCCGTCGCCCTGGGCCGGATGAGCGCCGACATCATCCGCTATGGCGGCCCGCGCTCCATCGCCGCCATGACCTGCGCCGTCTGGGCGCGGGAGGGCGAGGCGTGGCGCCTGCTCGCCTACCAGCCCACCGCCCTTCCCCAGCCCGAGGCCAAGCCATGA
- a CDS encoding branched-chain amino acid ABC transporter permease: MDPDLALLLNGIVSGLLLGGLYAAAAAGLSVSFGMLDVVNIAHPAFMVLGAIAVALLWGATGLDPLLLSVLLMPAFWAAGALLYVAYHHFFERRGDEAIQGLAFFFGVMFIIEVGLVLAVGPEQHFADASYANTTWRLGEIDLPLRMLVPAMVALAAIGALALFLRHSFTGRAIAAVSQDREALRLLAIDPVRIKRLAFGISIALAALAGGALVVVQPVDAWSGHVFIGRVFAVVILGGLSSLGGCVLAALAFGVVENVTATFYGPSWSPAVAFGILLLVLAVRPQGLFGRTA, from the coding sequence ATGGACCCGGACCTCGCCCTCCTCCTGAACGGGATCGTCTCGGGCCTGCTGCTCGGCGGCCTCTACGCCGCGGCGGCGGCCGGCCTCTCCGTCTCCTTCGGGATGCTGGACGTGGTCAACATCGCCCACCCCGCCTTCATGGTGCTGGGCGCCATCGCCGTCGCGCTGCTCTGGGGCGCGACGGGGCTCGACCCGCTGCTGCTCTCCGTGCTGCTGATGCCCGCTTTCTGGGCGGCCGGCGCGCTGCTCTACGTCGCCTACCACCACTTCTTCGAACGGCGGGGCGACGAGGCGATCCAGGGCCTCGCCTTCTTCTTCGGCGTGATGTTCATCATCGAGGTCGGGCTCGTCCTCGCCGTCGGGCCGGAGCAGCACTTCGCCGACGCATCCTATGCCAACACGACCTGGCGGCTGGGCGAGATCGACCTGCCGCTGCGCATGCTGGTCCCGGCGATGGTCGCGCTGGCCGCCATCGGCGCGCTGGCGCTGTTCCTGCGCCACAGCTTCACCGGCCGCGCCATCGCCGCCGTGTCGCAGGACCGCGAGGCGCTGCGGCTGCTGGCCATCGACCCGGTGCGGATCAAGCGCCTCGCCTTCGGCATCTCCATCGCCCTGGCCGCCCTGGCCGGCGGGGCGCTGGTGGTGGTGCAGCCGGTCGATGCCTGGTCCGGCCATGTCTTCATCGGCCGCGTCTTCGCCGTGGTGATCCTGGGCGGGCTCTCCTCGCTCGGCGGCTGCGTGCTGGCGGCGCTGGCCTTCGGCGTGGTGGAGAACGTGACCGCCACCTTCTACGGCCCCTCCTGGTCGCCCGCCGTCGCCTTCGGCATCCTGCTGCTGGTGCTGGCGGTGCGGCCGCAGGGCCTGTTCGGACGCACGGCATGA
- a CDS encoding ABC transporter ATP-binding protein gives MGDVILRAEGVGKRFGGFTALSGVALEVRAGERLGLIGPNGSGKSTFTNCLAGAFPSHDGRFTFRGEALAGLKPHERARRGLARTFQLPRPFRGLTVIENVRVPLSYAGRHAATDEQAMACLEGVELAGKAHRLPRELTQVELRRLELARATALKPELLIADEAMAGLSHAEVDQILALLFRLNAGGTTIIMIEHVMRAVTEFSQRLAVLVAGRKVADGEPKAVLSMPEVEEAYLGR, from the coding sequence ATGGGCGACGTGATCCTGCGCGCCGAAGGGGTAGGCAAGCGCTTCGGCGGCTTCACCGCGCTCTCCGGCGTGGCGCTGGAGGTGCGGGCGGGCGAGCGGCTGGGGCTGATCGGGCCGAACGGCTCGGGCAAGAGCACCTTCACCAACTGCCTCGCCGGCGCCTTCCCCAGCCATGACGGGCGCTTCACCTTCCGGGGCGAGGCCCTGGCCGGGCTGAAGCCGCACGAGCGCGCGCGCCGCGGCCTGGCGCGCACCTTCCAGCTTCCCCGCCCCTTCCGCGGCCTGACGGTGATCGAGAACGTCCGCGTTCCGCTCTCCTATGCCGGCCGCCACGCGGCGACGGACGAGCAGGCGATGGCCTGCCTGGAGGGGGTGGAGCTGGCGGGCAAGGCGCACCGCCTGCCGCGGGAGCTGACCCAGGTGGAGCTGCGCCGGCTGGAGCTGGCCCGCGCGACTGCGCTGAAGCCGGAGCTGCTGATCGCGGACGAGGCGATGGCCGGGCTCTCCCATGCCGAGGTCGACCAGATCCTGGCGCTGCTGTTCCGGCTGAACGCCGGCGGCACGACGATCATCATGATCGAGCATGTGATGCGCGCCGTCACCGAGTTCTCCCAGCGCCTCGCCGTGCTGGTGGCGGGGCGGAAGGTGGCGGATGGCGAGCCGAAGGCCGTCCTGTCGATGCCGGAGGTCGAGGAGGCCTATCTTGGCCGCTAG